Below is a window of Streptomyces spongiicola DNA.
CGCGGAAGTAGTAGCCGTCCTTGTCGATGAGCGTGATGCCGGTGCGGACCACGGGTGTGCCCTCGCCTCCGGCCCCGGCCTGCCGGCGGCCGCGGCTGAGCAGCTCGTCCACCTCCCTGGCGTCGAAGGTGCTTCCGCGCCCGCCCGGATCCCGGCGGCTGCCGAGCTGACCGCGGCTGACGTACGCGTACACCGTCTCGGGTTTCACCCCGAGGCGTTCCGCGGCCTCGCGCGTGGTGAGCCGGCTTCCGTCCGCGCCCTGGTCCCGATCCGTCATGAGGACACCGTACACAGTCAGGCATGTATTGACTCAATCAATATTGACACTGATTGAGTCAAGCATGGACAGTCGAGTCAATCGAGGAAGGACCCATCATGCACAGCACCAACGGCCCGACCCTGTCCCCGGACGTACCGCGCGGCCTCGCCGGCGTCGTCGTCACCGACACCGAACTCGGCGACGTCCGGGGGCGGGAGGGCTTCTACCACTACCGCCAGTACTCCGCCGTGGAGCTCGCGGAGAGCCGCGGTTTCGAGGACGTCTGGCATCTGATGTTCCACGGCCGGCTGCCGGACGCCGCCGAGCGCGGCGCGTTCCTCGCCGAGACCGCCCCGCTGCGCCGCCTGCCCGACGCGGTGCGCGCCGCACTGCCGGGCGTCGCAAGGACCTGCGCGCCCTCCGGACCGCTGGCCGGGCTGCGCTCGGCCCTGTCCCTGCTGGGGGCGTCGGCGGGGTTCCGGCCGGTGTACGACCTGGGGCCCGAGGAGCGCCGCGCGGACGCGCTCGCGGCCTGCTCCGCCGTGCCGACCCTGCTCGCCGCCCTGCACCGGCTGGGCCGGGGCCTGGAGCCGGTGGAACCCCGGGAGGACCTGCCGCACGCCGCCAACTATCTGTACATGCTGACCGGTTCGGAGCCCGACCCGGCCCGCGCGCGGGCCGTGGAACGCTATCTCGTCTCCACCGTCGACCACGGGTTCAACGCCTCCACCTTCACCGCACGGGTGATCGCCTCCACCGGAGCCGATGTCGCAGCCTGTCTGGTGGGGGCGGTCGGCGCACTGTCGGGGCCGCTGCACGGCGGCGCCCCCAGCCGTGCCCTGGACACGCTCGACGCGATCGGAACCCCGGACCGCGCCGACGCCTGGATCAGGGAGCGCGTCCTCGCCGGGGAGCGGATCATGGGCTTCGGGCACCCCGTCTACCGCACCGAGGACCCCCGCTCCCGCATGCTGCGCTCCGTCGCGGAGGACTTCGGCGGCCCGCTGGTCGAACTCGCCGTCGAGGTCGAGGCGCGGGTCGAGGCGCTTCTGGCGGAGCTGAAGCCGGGCCGGGAACTACGGACCAACGTCGAGTTCTACGCCGGGGTCGTCATGGAGCTGTGCGGACTGCCGCGGGAGATGTTCACCCCCACGTTCTGCGCGGCGCGGGTGGTCGGCTGGAGCGCCAACATCCTGGAGCAGGCCCGGGATTCGAAGATCATCCGACCCGCCGCGCGCTATGTCGGGCCCAGGCCGCCGCAGCCGCTGCCGGAGGCCTGCTGAACGGCCCGTACGGCCCTGCCCGTGTCCCGGCCCCATATCCTGGGGTCCGAAGCACGAGCAGCCCAGGAGGTCCCGCCTTGAGCAGTCCGCAGATCCCCGTCGTCGTCCTGGCGGGCTTCCTGGGATCGGGCAAGACCACCCTGCTCAACCATCTGCTGCGGGCCGGCCGCGGGACCCGGATCGGCGCCATCGTCAACGACTTCGGGGCGATCGAGATCGACGCCATGACCGTGGCCGGGCAGCTCGGCGACTCCACCGTGTCCCTCGGCAACGGCTGTCTGTGCTGCGCGGTCGACACGAGCGAACTGGACGTCTTCCTGGACAAGCTCACCCGGCCGGCCGCCCGCCTCGATGTGATCGTCATCGAGGCGAGCGGACTCGCCGAGCCCCGGGAGCTGGTCCGGATGGTTCTCGCCAGCGAGAACGAGCGGATCGTCTACGGCGGCCTCGTCGAGGTCGTCGACGCCTCCGAGTTCGACGCGACCCGGCAGCGGCACCCCGAACTCGAACGGCATCTGGGCATCGCCGATCTGGTCGTGGTCAACAAGACGGACCGGGTCGGTGCCGGGGAGCGGCAGCGCCTGGTCGAGCGGATCACCCGGCTCGCCGGCGGGGCCGCGGTGATCGAGGCGAGCCACGGGCGCGTCGACCCGGAGCTGCTCTTCGACTGCCGCCCTCCCGGTGAGCGGGTGGGCCAGCTGTCCTTCGACGACCTCCACGACCACCACCACGAGTGCGGCGAGGACGGAGAGGACGGCGAGGACGGCGGCGGTCATCACGACCATCTGCACGCGGCCTACGAGACCGTGTCGTTCGAGGCCGCCGAACCGCTCCACCCGCGCAGACTGCTGGACTTCCTCGACGCGCGGCCCGAAGGGCTGTACCGGATCAAGGGGTTCGTGGACTTCGGCGAGGCCGATCCGCTCAACCGCTACGAGGTCCACGCGGTCGGCCGCTTCCTGCGGTTCCACCCGCAGCCCTGGCCCGCCGACGGCACCGGGAAGGGCACCCGGCTCGTGCTCATCGGCTCGGGCACCGACACCGCGACCCTGCTCGCCCGGCTCGGTGCCGCCAGGGTCGCCGGCCCGGGCGACCGCCCGGAGGAGCACAGCATGTGGGGCGTGCTGCGTCATGTGCCCGAGCGGCGCGACACCGCAGGGGACGAGGCCTGGGTCTGAACGCCGCTGTCGGCGTACGTGTGATTCCGGCGAGTACGCGGACACCTGCCGGGCCCGCGCCCCGGCGGGCGGCCCCCGTCCGCGTCGGGCCCCCTCGGGGCTGCGGCCCGACGCGGACGGGCGGCGATCCCGTCACCCGGCGGCCTCCCGTCGAGTGGCGGGACCGCGGCCGGGTGACGGCGTATCGAGTGCCTAGGACACCGGTCCCGCCAGGGCCGCGACCGGCGTGGCCAGCGGGGTGCCCGACCCGTCCCGGCGGGGGTCGATCTCCGGGAGCTCGGCCGGGGAGCCGTTCTGCTGCGCCGCGCGCGCCGCGCTCACCCCCGCCCAGGCGAAGACCAGCCGGTCCTCGCCCTTCAGGAAGCGCTGGCAGCGCACGCCGCCGGTGGCCCGGCCCTTGCGCGGGTACTGGTCGAACGGCGTCAGCTTCGCCGTCGCTACCGAGTCGTCCAGTGTCCCGGCGGCCCCGGTGACCGTGAAGACCACCGCTTCCGCGGCCGGGTCGATCGCGGTGAACGAGATCACTTCGGCTCCCTCGGCGAGCTTGACCCCCGCCATGCCGCCCGCCGGCCTGCCCTGCGGGCGCACCTGCGAGGCCTGGAAGCGCAGCAGTTGCGCGTCGGAGGTGATGAACACCAGGTCCTCCTCACCCGTGCGCAGTTCGGTGCCGCCGACGATCCGGTCGCCCTCCTTGAGTGCGATGACCTCGAGTTCGTCCTTGTTGGCCGGGTAGTCCGGCACCACCCGCTTGACCACGCCCTGGAGCGTGCCCAGTGCCAGACCCGGCGAGGACTCCGCCAGACCGGTCAGGCAGACGACCGTCTCGTCCGCCTCCAGCGACAGGAACTCCGAGACCTGCGCGCCGCCCGAGAGGTTCGGCGCCTGCGCCGAGTCGGGGAGCTGCGGAAGGTCGATCACCGACAGCCGGAGCAGCCGGCCCGCCGAGGTCACCACGCCCACCTCGCCGCGCGCCGTGGCCGCCACCGAGGAGACGACCACGTCGTGCTTGGCGCGCTTGCCCGCCCGCGGCGGCGGCTCGGCGGTGACCGTGCGGGCGAGCAGCCCCGTGGAGGACAGCAGTACCCGGCACGGGTCGTCCGCGACCTGAAGTGAGGCGGCCGGGGCCGGGGTGCCGCCGGACTCCAGCAGGACGGTGCGCCGGGGGGTGCCGAACTTCTTGGCCACCGCGGCCAGTTCGGTCGAGACGAGCTTGCGCAGTTCGGCGTCCGACTCCAGGATCTTCGTCAGTGCGGCGATCTCGTCCTTGAGCCTGTCGCGCTCGGCCTCCAACTCGATCCGGTCGAACCTGGTGAGCCGGCGCAGCGGGGTGTCGAGGATGTACTGCGTCTGGACGTCGCTGAGGGAGAAGCGCTCCATCAGCCGCTCCTTGGCCTGCGCCGCGTTCTCGCTGGAACGGATCAGGCGGATGACCTCGTCGATGTCGACCAGCGCGACGAGCAGGCCCTCGACCAGGTGGAGCCGGTCCCGCCGCTTCCCGCGGCGGAACTCGCTGCGGCGGCGCACCACGTCGAAGCGGTGGTCGAGATAGACCTCGAGCAGTTCCCTGAGCCCCAGTGTCAGCGGCTGGCCGTCGACCAGCGCCACGTTGTTGATGCCGAAGGACTCCTCCATCGGCGTCAGCTTGTACAACTGCTCCAGGACGGCCTCGGGGATGAAACCGTTCTTCACCTCGATCACCAGGCGCAGCCCGTGCTCGCGGTCCGTGAGGTCCTTGACGTCGGCGATGCCCTGCAGCTTCTTCTGGCCGACCATGTCCTTGATCTTGGAGATGACCTTCTCCGGGCCGACGCTGAAGGGCAGTTCGGTGACGACGAGGCCCTTGCGGCGCGCCGTCACGGTCTCCACCGACACCGTGGCGCGGATCTTGAACGTGCCGCGGCCGGTCTCGTACGCGTCCCTGATCCCGGCCAGGCCCACGATCCGGCCGCCGGTGGGCAGGTCGGGTCCCGGCACATGGCGCATCAGCGTCTCCAGGTCCGCCCCCGGGTGCCTGATGAGATGGCGGGCGGCGGCGATCACCTCGCCGAGGTTGTGCGGCGGCATGTTGGTCGCCATG
It encodes the following:
- a CDS encoding citrate synthase/methylcitrate synthase encodes the protein MHSTNGPTLSPDVPRGLAGVVVTDTELGDVRGREGFYHYRQYSAVELAESRGFEDVWHLMFHGRLPDAAERGAFLAETAPLRRLPDAVRAALPGVARTCAPSGPLAGLRSALSLLGASAGFRPVYDLGPEERRADALAACSAVPTLLAALHRLGRGLEPVEPREDLPHAANYLYMLTGSEPDPARARAVERYLVSTVDHGFNASTFTARVIASTGADVAACLVGAVGALSGPLHGGAPSRALDTLDAIGTPDRADAWIRERVLAGERIMGFGHPVYRTEDPRSRMLRSVAEDFGGPLVELAVEVEARVEALLAELKPGRELRTNVEFYAGVVMELCGLPREMFTPTFCAARVVGWSANILEQARDSKIIRPAARYVGPRPPQPLPEAC
- a CDS encoding CobW family GTP-binding protein, which codes for MSSPQIPVVVLAGFLGSGKTTLLNHLLRAGRGTRIGAIVNDFGAIEIDAMTVAGQLGDSTVSLGNGCLCCAVDTSELDVFLDKLTRPAARLDVIVIEASGLAEPRELVRMVLASENERIVYGGLVEVVDASEFDATRQRHPELERHLGIADLVVVNKTDRVGAGERQRLVERITRLAGGAAVIEASHGRVDPELLFDCRPPGERVGQLSFDDLHDHHHECGEDGEDGEDGGGHHDHLHAAYETVSFEAAEPLHPRRLLDFLDARPEGLYRIKGFVDFGEADPLNRYEVHAVGRFLRFHPQPWPADGTGKGTRLVLIGSGTDTATLLARLGAARVAGPGDRPEEHSMWGVLRHVPERRDTAGDEAWV
- a CDS encoding DNA gyrase/topoisomerase IV subunit A, with the protein product MARRSTKTPPPDDFEERILDIDVVDEMQGSFLEYAYSVIYSRALPDARDGMKPVHRRIVYQMNEMGLRPDRGYVKCARVVGEVMGKLHPHGDASIYDALVRMAQPFSMRLPLVDGHGNFGSLGNDDPPAAMRYTECRMADATSLMTESIDEDTVDFAPNYDGQEREPLALPAAYPNLLVNGASGIAVGMATNMPPHNLGEVIAAARHLIRHPGADLETLMRHVPGPDLPTGGRIVGLAGIRDAYETGRGTFKIRATVSVETVTARRKGLVVTELPFSVGPEKVISKIKDMVGQKKLQGIADVKDLTDREHGLRLVIEVKNGFIPEAVLEQLYKLTPMEESFGINNVALVDGQPLTLGLRELLEVYLDHRFDVVRRRSEFRRGKRRDRLHLVEGLLVALVDIDEVIRLIRSSENAAQAKERLMERFSLSDVQTQYILDTPLRRLTRFDRIELEAERDRLKDEIAALTKILESDAELRKLVSTELAAVAKKFGTPRRTVLLESGGTPAPAASLQVADDPCRVLLSSTGLLARTVTAEPPPRAGKRAKHDVVVSSVAATARGEVGVVTSAGRLLRLSVIDLPQLPDSAQAPNLSGGAQVSEFLSLEADETVVCLTGLAESSPGLALGTLQGVVKRVVPDYPANKDELEVIALKEGDRIVGGTELRTGEEDLVFITSDAQLLRFQASQVRPQGRPAGGMAGVKLAEGAEVISFTAIDPAAEAVVFTVTGAAGTLDDSVATAKLTPFDQYPRKGRATGGVRCQRFLKGEDRLVFAWAGVSAARAAQQNGSPAELPEIDPRRDGSGTPLATPVAALAGPVS